GCTGGGTAAGCATCCTGAGCATCTCTGGCTTTCAGGGGTGTGCACAGTTCTCATTCTAGAAGGAGCTTCCTGCTTCAGTTCCCTGAACTGAGAAAGGTGTTAAGGACATAGATGTACCACCAGAGCTGAGTTCTGCACCTGAATCATGCTGAAACATCATTTCAGGGAGTTACTGTCAAAGTCAAACAGTTTTCCTTTCAGTTCTacccctgaggagcagccaaaGCTGCTCCCAGATGAGCATATTTAACCTGCCTTCATGGTAAAGCACTTCCATCCTTCTGAGGGAGTGTTGGAGCCCTCCTGGCATTGATGCTCAGGGATGGGCtccttgtgtccctgctctttctgctctcCAGGGGGCCTGGATTACCTGGTGCTGAACCACATCGGCACCAACCGCTTCCAGGAGTGGGCTGGGGATGTGGAGTACACGcgctggctgctgcaggtgaggctCCCTGGGCCCCTGAGCTTCCTGGGTCCCTTCAACTTCCTGGGTCCCCTCAACTTCCTGGGTCCCCTCAActtcccagctcccctgcaacttcccagctcccctgagcttcccagctcccctcaccttcccagctcccctgcaACTTCCCAGCTCCCCTCAACATCCCAGCTCCCCCGAGcttcccagctcccctgcaacttcccagctccactgcaacttcccagctcccctgagcttcccagctcccctgcaacttcccagctcccctcaacatcccagctcccctgagcttcccagctccactgcaacttcccagctcccctcagcttcccagctcccctcagcttcccagcttccctcaacttcccagcttccctcaacttcccagctccactgcaacttcccagctcccctcaacttcccagctccactgcaacttcccagctcccctcagcttcccagctcccctcagcttcccagcttccctcaacttcccagctcccctcaacttcccagctcccctgtAACTCCCCTGGCttctcctgggattttgggacttgtgctggtcagagtgaccccaagatgcattagaaagtctcttttcccagcctggcagtcaaagaaggagtcagaactcttctggttttgttctcaaggttgtttattgatttttatctataaaattctttctctgacccaCCGAGGTCTGTGTGGCAGGTCGGGTTGAGGAGAGTGACAACTTAGGAAGATAGGGaagacattaaaataatttaagagaGCAGTCAAGCTCTGAAGAGATGCTGAATTTTGTGCCTCATAGTCTGAGCTCAGTGAAGAGAAACTTAGAAGGGGAGCAAACTGAGACTGGTGTCTTTGACAGGGATTGCAGAGTAAAGAAAAGCATAAAGAAAAAGCAGGGACAGCCAGTTGTATCTTGTTAGGAAATCTGTATGTTAAAGCCCAGGAGAAACCTTTGCTCTGGATCTTCTTCACTGCTTTTTCTGGAATCTGAAAGACTCATGGATGCAATGTTTGCCCCCATCCTTAGAGATGATTTCTCTCACTTGATGTTTGAAAAGGCAATTCCAAACCACGCTCCTTTCCATTTCTGACCACTCTATTGACTTTCTCGGCTCATGCTTCCAAACCCTCATGCTTCCTCCATGTCTACATTTATCATTCCAGGTGAATTTTTTGAGTTATGTGGCTCTTgcaacagcagctcttcccacactggagAAGAACAGAGGTGCTCTGGTGGTTGTTTCTTCCCTCACAGGTTGGTGACTTTACCTGGAGTTAAGTGCTGGCCTTGTGGAAACAATGATTGCCAGTACTGTTCATATTTCTCTGTTGTACAACTCCTAAACATTTTCAAACTGTGCTTTTTATAgcatataataatattataataaatagataatatatattattactATAGTAGTATATATTTTactatatatattactatattatatatattatgtatattatatattatatatgtgtatgtatatatatacatatgtatatgtatacatatactatattatatatattactatataatatataatatattactatattattaaatatataaaatatatatatttaataatatagtaatatatatgaCTATAGTAATATGTATtttactatatataatatatattactatattatatataatatatattattatatatgtatgtatatatatacatatgtatatgtgtatatgtgtgcatatatataatatatattactatattatatatattactatatatataatatataatatatattactatattattatatattaaaatatatatatttaataatatagtaatatatatgaCTATAgtaatatgtattttaatatacTTACAGAAAGGGAGACTCACCTGAACAGGAGTTGAGATACAGTATGACAAAGCCTCTATCTTTTCCCAGATTCCTTCTCCATGGATCCTCCTTACACCCATTTTCCTGGAGTTTTCcattctcccttttccctttccagggAAAATGCCCACTCCCTTCACCACTTCTTACTCTGCCACCAAGTTTGCCCTGGATGGATTCTTCAGCTCGCTGCGCCACGAGCTCATCATGCAGAGCCGAGATGTGTCAGTCACCCTGTGCATCCTGGGCCTGATTGACACTGAGTCAGCACTGGAGTACACCAGGTGCGTGTTTGTCTGCAGGAACTCATCTCTTCTTGGAAACGTGCAAAAAAAcgcacagcagctctgtctgaGGGGGTGTGGGGAGAGTGCACCTGCCTGGGCACGCACAGGGGTGTTCACTGTGGAACAGGAGCTGTGGGGTCGGGTGTGTGACCCTGTGCCCGTTACTTGCAGGGGCAAAGTGCTGCTCAGCGCCTCCCCCGCTCCCGAGGCCGCGCTCGCCATCGTCCGGGGCGGAGCCGCTCGGGCGCCCGAGGTTTTCTACCCGCGGTGGCTGCGGCcgctctgctgcctctgggctCTGTTCCCCAGCAGCGGGAACCAGGTGCTGCGGACTTTCTATAACTacagcagcccctgaggggtGCCCAGGCTCATCCTACAGCCCTGTAATCCCATTCCTGCCATCCCGCTAAGCACTGCTGTCAatcaggagcagggcagcagcgctggcaaaatcccattttcctaACGTGACTCATGGTCTCTCATCCTGCTTCAACcatggttctgctgctgctaccCATCAGTCAGAGATCTCTCCCACTCTGCCTCAGCCTTCCTCCCATCTCCTCCTTCAGCCTCACCTGTGTGCTCTGACTGCATCCAgcctctgctcagccccagtttaacccctgtgtgtctGCACAGGATGTCCTGGAATGGCTGCACCTCCTCCTCCACTTCATTTTGGATACCATGAGCCCTCTTGCTTCCTCTAAGTAGAATTTTTATCTCTATTTTAATTAAACAAGTTTTTAATGTCTTGGTGTTATGTGTTGATACTTCCTCTGTGATGAAATATCCTGTGGGCCAAGGGCTGTTTGCTGAGCCCATGTGAACTGTTCAATTAGCCCAGGGGTCTGGCAATGTCTTTAAGTGTAAGCACTACCTAAAAGCAGGTACAACTAACAACATGAAGTAGAGCCCCAGTTACTTAGCAAGTAAaacttttattaaataaatttaggattttttttgaCCAGAGTGAGGAATTTGACATTGACAAAGCTTGTATCGCACCTGTAACATTGTACAGTCACATCAGTAACTGTGATGGAAGAAACTGTAAATGCTTGTTTTAAACCAGCTTGACCTAGGATTCCcaaagtccttttttttttcccattttgcatttgttcatattttttctttttttttttttttgttttgttcaaaATTAGACTAAGTTTAAACTTCATGAAATTACTTGTAGCAGAAATAAAGTACATTATACAAATCACATACATAATAGATGTTAAGTATAAAAATGGTATTTACAATAAGTAAACATGGACTATAGAAACACACAGACTCTCACAGCTTCATTCACCTCTCATAAACTCTCAGCATCAGACACAGAAGGGTGGTTGAGGAGATCTGAAGGTACTTAAAGGACTGTGCCACAAACACCTGAACAAAGGGCAAACTGGAGGAGAATGAGAGTTGGCCGAGATTCTCCAAAATCCCCATAGCTCACTTCAGTATCAATTGCACCAACTTTGTCCCACCAACTCTCTTGTCCCTATTTCAATGTGCTCACAcaccctcacacacacacaatgttTGTGGTACCTTATCAAACTCTGACTATTGGAATCGTTCATTCCTGATCACTCTGGGGTTTGTTGGTCTGTTCTGccttgctttcctttccttccttttgcaGAAACTTGAAGAGACTGTTCCAAACTGTTCAAGGGCTGTGCCTTGGCAGGATGACACACTCCCCACTCCCAGGGGATCTTTTTAAATTCCAGTTCTGAACTACATTCTGTGCTTTAGAGTTTGTGTATATAGCGTATAGAGCTGTccctacatatatatatgtgtatatatatatatgtatatgctGCATAATGTAAAATCTGTCTCTTggagggggtgctgggggggaAATCCCACAATGGAACCCTCTTTCATCCTGTTTTCCTTGCATCTGCTGGGGAAAGCTGCTGAATTCAGAGGGAGAAAACGTCCTGTGTCACCTGGAATGAGACCTGCCCACCGCCCAGTGCTGGTATCGACACAGGGAGGCAGtgtgcagccctgggagcctcCTCTGCATCTGCTCACTCTCtcatctcctcctgccttcATCAGGAAAATGCAGTTGCCATGGAGAGCTGTGCACCACGATCTGTGCCATGTGTGGGGAGGCAgtgcagctcctctctgttAGGGACTGgtttgctgtgctttcagcCTGATCACAGCGtgctcagggcaggggctggcaccaCATCCCAGGAGCTTGGTCTGCAGGAGCCCTTGGAAAGGTAAGACAGAGCTCTCCAGATCCTGAACCAGGCTGGTGCTAAGGTGGATGAGTGACTCAAGCTGAGCAGCTGACTGCCCTAATCCTGCAGGAATGTATTTCTCCTTATTCTTGCTCGAGAGAtgtgctctccctccctctctctctctctctctctctctctctctttttctctccccaacccacccccagctccctctctCCAAAATGTTCAGGCCTATCTGCAGTGCATGCTGAGAAGACACAAAGGCAAACCCCTCAATTTCCAACACCTCTTGCAAGCAGTCACTCTCTGAATGGAAAAGTTTGGTCCTGTGagctagtttaaaaaaaaaatagagactGTATATATTTATAGTTATCTATGAAAGGGCCAgaaacagagcaggagggagggagggagggaaataaaTTTCCACACATCACTGCAGTAACCTAGAGACACACCATGGGTTTGCTTGGTCCATGTTCTCCAGCCACACCCCAAGGAAGAGCTCCGtgtcccaggggctgctggttTGCTGGTCCCTTTGCTTTGCACCACGTTAGCAGCAAATATGCGAGTCCAGGCGTGGCAAGAATCTTCCTCCTGGGCAGATATTGagccttctctttaattgcatGTCttggagaggaggggaggaggaagatggGGTGGGAAAGGTGGGAAGCCGAGGAAGGAAAGGGGTGGTGTCAAAAGAGTCGATAAATTTACTGGCCTCTCTGAAAATCAACCTGAAGCAGAAATTCTTCCTCTGGACTTTCCCTTCACCTGAACAGAaatggaggagggagggaattgGGAGATTAGGAGGGCATCTGTGCAAACCTcaggctctgagctgctgcttaaACATGGAGGACTCTGACCCAGATCAGATcagccctcccctgctccccatcTGTAGGCTGGCAGGAGTTGGCTCTTGGACAGCAAGCCCTTCAAGGGTCTCaccttctctctgcttttctgtgatCCCTGTGAAGCATGGGATTGTCTCTTCTCACCCCAGAAAGCACAGTTTGCAGACTAACTACTGGGGTTTAATACCTTTTTAGGCAGTCAAAAGCTTTTTGGGAGCAGTtggacagcacagaaaagccttGCTTAGAGCACAAACAGGGCAATGGAACCATCTGCCTGTCAGGGCACTCACAGGCCTTGATGAGCTTGACCAGCCCCACCAGTGTCTGTCCACAgtgcccacagctccaggagtctccacacagccctgtgccatcaCCCTCTGTCTGACACAGTGTGGAAGTGCCAGTGCCACCTGCCCAAGGACCTGTGCTGTCCATGGATCTCATCACCTGGGCTCCAACCCCTGCACTGGCTTCCCACCTCCATGTTTATTATGATAATTACAGACCTGCCTGGCAATCACTGAACTCTGACCCTCCTCACCTTCCTCAGACCTGACCCTGATCTTCCTGGCTTGGCTTTGGGCTTGCCCCACAGCCACAGATTTCCCTGATTGATGATTGTTTTGATGATCGCTGAG
The DNA window shown above is from Ammospiza caudacuta isolate bAmmCau1 chromosome 28, bAmmCau1.pri, whole genome shotgun sequence and carries:
- the HSD11B1L gene encoding hydroxysteroid 11-beta-dehydrogenase 1-like protein isoform X2, which produces MKPIGKVLCATGVVAGLIAFFWKDDFNPESLSGARVLVTGASAGIGEQIAYHYARFGAEIVLTARREAVLQKVMEKCLTLGAKKIFYIPADMSSPSEPERVVQFAVQKLGGLDYLVLNHIGTNRFQEWAGDVEYTRWLLQVNFLSYVALATAALPTLEKNRGALVVVSSLTDSFSMDPPYTHFPGVFHSPFSLSRENAHSLHHFLLCHQVCPGWILQLAAPRAHHAEPRCVSHPVHPGPD
- the HSD11B1L gene encoding hydroxysteroid 11-beta-dehydrogenase 1-like protein isoform X1 produces the protein MKPIGKVLCATGVVAGLIAFFWKDDFNPESLSGARVLVTGASAGIGEQIAYHYARFGAEIVLTARREAVLQKVMEKCLTLGAKKIFYIPADMSSPSEPERVVQFAVQKLGGLDYLVLNHIGTNRFQEWAGDVEYTRWLLQVNFLSYVALATAALPTLEKNRGALVVVSSLTGKMPTPFTTSYSATKFALDGFFSSLRHELIMQSRDVSVTLCILGLIDTESALEYTRGKVLLSASPAPEAALAIVRGGAARAPEVFYPRWLRPLCCLWALFPSSGNQVLRTFYNYSSP